A region of Aquarana catesbeiana isolate 2022-GZ linkage group LG08, ASM4218655v1, whole genome shotgun sequence DNA encodes the following proteins:
- the LOC141106440 gene encoding pulmonary surfactant-associated protein D-like: protein MMLCWGFLPSTGLTISCVQNMKALQVFCVLFLYVALVTSNSKVRPDAGKDGVKPEPVSSSLCSVCEDLRDKVKALDEQQKELQTAFLFFKGRATSGDKIYLSDGDQGNFNDARERCTKAGGQMASPRNAEENKAILFITNQYGVVSYLGINELEELGTYRYPAGEVISYTNWKKNEPNNFEGRPENCVSMQDTGEWNDVVCASTRLIICEFSITRY from the exons atgatGCTTTGCTGGGGATTTTTGCCTTCtactggattaact ATCAGCTGTGTTCAGAATATGAAAGCTCTGCAGGTTTTCTGTGTACTTTTCCTCTATGTGGCTTTAGTGACGTCAAACTCAAAGGTACGCCCGGATGCTGGAAAAGATGGAGTGAAACCAGAACCAG TATCAAGTTCTCTTTGCTCAGTGTGTGAAGATCTCCGAGACAAAGTCAAAGCCTTGGATGAACAACAGAAAGAACTGCAAACAG catttttatttttcaaaggaAGAGCTACAAGTGGTGACAAAATCTACCTCTCTGATGGTGACCAAGGCAATTTCAACGATGCTAGAGAAAGGTGCACAAAGGCGGGAGGTCAAATGGCCTCTCCAAGGAATGCTGAAGAGAACAAAGCCATACTGTTCATCACCAATCAGTACGGTGTAGTTTCTTATCTGGGAATAAATGAACTTGAGGAACTTGGGACTTACAGATATCCAGCCGGTGAGGTGATCTCCTACAccaactggaaaaaaaatgaacccaaTAATTTTGAAGGCAGACCGGAGAATTGTGTATCGATGCAAGATACAGGAGAATGGAATGACGTTGTTTGTGCATCTACACGTCTTATCATCTGCGAGTTTTCTATCACTAGATATTAA